From the Actinopolymorpha singaporensis genome, the window CGCTTCGGGCAACCGCCCGAGCACCAGGAGGGCCGCGTCGCGGGACAGGGGGAGGAGGGCCTCGACGTCGGTCTCACCCTCGACGTAGATCGGCTCGACCGCCGCCTCCAGACGGTCCCCCTCGGTGACGGCCCACTGCAGCGCATGTCTGCTCGTCGACGAGCGATCGAGGGCGACCAGGATCCGTCCGTTGTTCACGCGTCACCGCCCTGTCCTTAGCCCGGCTGGTGGGTGAGTCACCTCCAAGGTCACCCGACGCCGATCCGGCGGATCAGGGTCCAGCGGTCAGGTCTGTCCGGGACCTTCGCCACTGCCGGTTCGCCGTGGGTCGCATCACGGCCGTCGCCGGCTACGGCCTGACGAAGGGATCCCTCTTTCGCTGAGTCGTACAACCGTCACCGCCCCTCGCACGTCTTCCCAGCCAAAGTGCGGCAATCATCGAGAAAGAGAGGCTCATGATGAGTAGTCGCATCCGTATCGCAGCCATCGGGCGCGGTACCGGCCGAGGTGGGCGGGTTGGCCTCCGCATTCGCGAGTACGCAGCAGCGCTCCGCGTCCCCGGGCTGGGTCGGCTGCGAGTAGGCAGTCGCGGCCGTGGCATCGTCACCGCCGCCGCGACGGTCCTGGTCTCGATGGTCATGCTGGCCGCGGCGCCGGGGGCTTCGGCCGCCACGACGTACCAGGGCAAGGTCCTGGCGACCCTCAACGTCCGGAGTGCACCGACAACGCTCGCTTCCGACGTCGGCACGCTGCGGTCCGGGGCGACGGTCACGCTCCTGTGCAAGGTGTTCGGGCCCACCGTGGACGGCAACTACGTGTGGTACAAGCTCGGCACCGGCAGGTGGGTCACCGCACGTTACGTCGCCAATGTGGGGACCGCGCCGGGGTTCTGCGGCAACGGCAACGAGTACGACGGACGGGCTCTGGTGGCCCTGAACGTACGCAGTGGTCCGAACACCGGAAACGCGGTCGTGTCCTCGGTCCGCGCAGGGGGATACCTGGCACTCGTCTGCAAGGCCGACAGCCAGGCCGTCGACGGCAACTCCCGTTGGTACCAGCTCACCGGTGACGGCCCCGGCGCATGGGTGGCCGCGCGGTACGTGACCAACGTCGGCTCAGCACCGCCGTTCTGCTGACCACCGCTCGGAACACGGTGGTGGCGGCCTGACCCCCCCGCCACCACCGGCGGTCACCCCAAGCCCGGTCCTTTCCGCCACGTCCGGCCGGGAAGCCGGTCGCGGATCTCACGTTCCGGCGGGCTGCGTCGTCGTACCGGTGACGAGGGCCGACCGGCCACACCGAGCGGAGGGACCGACCGCGATGTCCACCCAGCGCGAGCAGGACGAAGCCAGGATCAGGCAGCGGATCGACCAGATCGTCGAGGGGATCCGAGCCAAGGACCTCGATGCCCTGAGACGGATCTACGCCACCGACGTGGTGTCCTTCGACGTCGAGCCACCCCTGCAGCACGTGGGGATCGACGCGAAGCTGAAGAACTGGGCGAAGGTGTTCACGATCTTCGAGGAAGTGTCGTACGAGGTTCGCGACCTGGCCGTCACCGCGGGCGGGGACGTCGCGTTCGGGCACTGCTTCGGCCGGCTCAGCGGCACGTTGAGCAACGGTCCGGCGACCAGCGGCATGTGGGTCCGGGGGACGTTCTGCTTCGAGAAGTCCGACGGGGAGTGGCTGATCGTCCACGACCAGGCTTCGGTGCCGTTCGACATCGCGAGCGGCAGAGGCGTGACCGACCTCGAGCCCTGACGGGTCAGCTGCCGGCCGGGCCGTCAACTCCCGCTTGCGTCAGCTCGGCCGCCACCGGGCGGGTCCAGCACTTCCAGCAGAGCCTGCCACGCCTGCTCCTCGTAGAAGCGATGCCCGCCGTCACCGATCACCAGCCGGCACCTTCGGTCGGCTCCCGACGCGGCGTAGATCGTCCGCAGGTCGTCGAACGCCCTGCGGACGGCGGCCAACGGGAAGATCGGATCGTCGCGGCCGGCGACCACGACAACCGGCTTCGGTGCGAAGAGTCCGAGTACGTCGGCCGCCTCGGCCCATCGGAGCAGGCCGGGAACGTAGTTGTCCGCGCAGTGGTAGATGTTCATGACCGAGTCCGCGTAGGTGCAGAAGGCGCAGGAGGGCATCGCGAACCGCACGCGGTCCAGCAGCGCGGCGGCGTAGATCGTCGCCGTACCGCCGCCGGAGTTTCCCATCACCCCGAGTCGGGACAGGTCGACGTCGCCCCGTTCGGTGAGGTAGTCGATACCGCGGTCCACGTCGAAAGCTCGCTCACCCACCAGCGTGCGCCCCAGCATCAGGGCCTGCATCGCGGCGTCGTGACATCCGTGCGGGGAGGTGGCCGCCTGGGCCTGCTCGCGTCGGTAGCCGAAGCTGCGCTGCTCGATGCACAGGGCGGCGAACCCGTGCCGCAGTGCGCCCAGCGCGAAGTCACGGTCACCATCGACGGCGAAGGGCACGTTCTCGTCGTCGTGTTCACGCGCGATCGAGACGTGCATCCCCGTGCTGTGCCCCTGCAGGCAGATCACGGTCGGGTAGGGCGCTGGACGATCGCGTGGTACACAGAAGTACGCCAGCACGTCCGAGTGCGGCTCGGCGGCGAAGGCCACCTTCTCCACCGTGCCCAGCTTCTGCTCGCTCCGCCACAACGTCCGTACGCGCAGCGGAAGCTGCGTGGGTTCCGGCATGCCCAGCAGCTCACGCAGCTTGGGGCGGAGCCGTTCCTGCCAGGCCGCCACGTCACCACCGGGGAAGCGCAGGGCGGGGGTGGTGTGCTGCACCAGGTACCGGTGATTCTGCGAGGGGGACAGGCTCAGCTCGCCGCGTTCCTCCCTCACCTGCGGGCCCTCCACGGCGTGCCTCCCACTCCTCGGTCCCTCGTACGACCATGGTCGGGGCCGTGGTCGGCGCACAAGAGCGACCCCTGACCGACTTCTGACAGCAGGAGCAGCAGGAACTCTCACGGTCGCCGGCGATGAGTTCTCGCCTCGGCGCGTGTCCTCAGCAGGTGAGGTCTCCCGAGACTCGTGGAAGGAACGACGATGCCGGAACTCCTGATCGACTTCATCACCTCGCTTGACGGTTACGCGTCCGCCGACGGCTGGCCGGGCTTCTGGGGGCTGGAAGGACCCGAGTACCTCTCGTGGCTGGGCGAGGCGCCGGAAGGGGACTACACGGTCCTGATGGGCGCGACCACGTACCGCGTCATGTCGGGCTTCGCCGCGGCCGGCGAGGAGGGCACAGACGTCCTCGCGGACCTGTCGAAGGTCGTCTTCTCGAGCACCCTGACCGAGCCGTTGACCTGGCCCAACTCGCGGCTCGTCTCCACAGACCCGATCGAGGCCGTACGGGAGATGAAGGAGAAGGGCTCGGAGTCCCTGCGCACCATCGGCAGCCTGACCCTGTGCCGCGCCCTGCTGAACGCCGGCCTCGTGGACCGCTTCCGGGTGGTCGTCTTCCCCGTCATCACCGGCGCCACTGGTCGCGAGCGCATCTACGACGGCTATCCCGACGTGGCACTGGAAATGATCGACAGCCGGACCTTCGACGGCCGCATCCAGCTACTGGAGTACGCCCCCAAGGTTCTGAGCGGGCCGCCCGGCACGTAGGTCAGGCGCGCCGGCGCATCCGCAGGACCGCGATGATCCCGGCCACGGCGGGAAGGGCGGCGAGGATGCCCCACAGCGGCGGGAAGATCGCTGTGCCGTACTCGCTCGCCCCGAGCAGGGTCAGCGCGAGGGTCGCGGTGACCGCGACCACGATCCAGGCGGTCACCGGCCCGCGCACACCGCGCGCCCGGGTGGCCCTGAGCGTTGCAAGCCACAGCAGCGCGTCGAGGATCGCGACGGTGTAGTAGATCAGTCCGTACGTCAGGACCGCGCCGGCGGCCGCCCTGGAGCAGTGGTACGCCGACGGCTGCACCAAACCCATCGCGGACTACGTCGAGGACGGGAAGAAGCCTCTCCGGAAGCTCTGGCCCTAGCCCAGGGAACCCGACCGCCGGCCCGGCGATCACGCCGAGGGGTGGATCCCCAGGACTGGAAGGCACTCGGCGACGCCCACGAGTTCGATGTCGTCGCGGCGGTTCTTCGACCACTGCTCGCGGGTCAGCCGCCAGCGGTGAATCTCGGCCGGCTCGCCGCGGCGGGTGTCCCAGTCGTTCCCGTTGCGCTCGTAGCCGAGCGCCTGCGAGACCCGGTTCGAGGCGTGGTTGTCGAAGAACGCGTCGCTGCCCGCGTACCGAGCCCCGATTCCGTCGAACGCCAACTGGAGTACGGCCTGGCGCATTTCCTTGCCCAGTCCGCGACCGCGAAGGTCAGGGTCGAGCCAGGAGAACGTGTGGACCGTGCCGAAGGAGGCGAAGTCGGTCCCGACCAGGTCCTGCATGCCGACCGGCTCGCCGTCGACCACCACCACGAAGTACAGCCGCCAGAAGCTGTCGGTGACCCGTCCACGGCCGGCCCACACCGCGCGGAGCCAGGACCATTCCCGCTCCGGGCTGTCCTTGTACAACGACATCGGGTCGTCGAAGGGCCAGGGCGGCGCCGTGGCCACACCCCTGCGGACCGTGGGTACGAGCCGTTCCAGCAGCTCGTCCGTCGCCCCCAGCAAGGAGAGCCGGGGCGTGTGCACCTGCACGTTCAGCGGGGGGTACGAGGACAGCCTCGTGGCGGGCGACGGCATGGGCGAAACCCTAGGAGTTGCCGCTCCAGGTCGGCACCCGAATTTCCGCCAGCCCGCGCGATCTGACGTACCTGCGACCGTCCTCCCCGCGATCAGCGAGAACGCCGTCGACGGCGCACGGTGCGGGTGGCCACCGCACCCGCTCCGGCTGCCGCGAGCAACGACGCCGGCCTGGCGAGACGGAAGTCCTACGGCCGCTGAGGACTGGCGAGGCGGCCGGCAAGGAAGTCCCGTTCGGCTTCGTTGGTGGTCGACTCCAGGGCCTGGCGATAGGCAGCGGCGGCCTCGTCGACGCGGCCAAGCCGCTGAAGGAGATCTGCCCTGATTGCCGAGAGATACTGGTAGCCCGCCAACCGGCCGTCTCTTCCCAGCTCCTCGACCTCGGCCAGCGCCCGCGCGGGTCCGCTGACCATCGCCAGCGCCACCGTGCGGTTCAGCGCCACCACCGGCGACGGCCACACCGACAGCAGTTCGTCGTACAGCGTCAGGATCTGCGGCCAGTCCGTC encodes:
- a CDS encoding SH3 domain-containing protein, whose translation is MSSRIRIAAIGRGTGRGGRVGLRIREYAAALRVPGLGRLRVGSRGRGIVTAAATVLVSMVMLAAAPGASAATTYQGKVLATLNVRSAPTTLASDVGTLRSGATVTLLCKVFGPTVDGNYVWYKLGTGRWVTARYVANVGTAPGFCGNGNEYDGRALVALNVRSGPNTGNAVVSSVRAGGYLALVCKADSQAVDGNSRWYQLTGDGPGAWVAARYVTNVGSAPPFC
- a CDS encoding YybH family protein → MSTQREQDEARIRQRIDQIVEGIRAKDLDALRRIYATDVVSFDVEPPLQHVGIDAKLKNWAKVFTIFEEVSYEVRDLAVTAGGDVAFGHCFGRLSGTLSNGPATSGMWVRGTFCFEKSDGEWLIVHDQASVPFDIASGRGVTDLEP
- a CDS encoding alpha/beta hydrolase family protein; its protein translation is MEGPQVREERGELSLSPSQNHRYLVQHTTPALRFPGGDVAAWQERLRPKLRELLGMPEPTQLPLRVRTLWRSEQKLGTVEKVAFAAEPHSDVLAYFCVPRDRPAPYPTVICLQGHSTGMHVSIAREHDDENVPFAVDGDRDFALGALRHGFAALCIEQRSFGYRREQAQAATSPHGCHDAAMQALMLGRTLVGERAFDVDRGIDYLTERGDVDLSRLGVMGNSGGGTATIYAAALLDRVRFAMPSCAFCTYADSVMNIYHCADNYVPGLLRWAEAADVLGLFAPKPVVVVAGRDDPIFPLAAVRRAFDDLRTIYAASGADRRCRLVIGDGGHRFYEEQAWQALLEVLDPPGGGRADASGS
- a CDS encoding dihydrofolate reductase family protein, which produces MPELLIDFITSLDGYASADGWPGFWGLEGPEYLSWLGEAPEGDYTVLMGATTYRVMSGFAAAGEEGTDVLADLSKVVFSSTLTEPLTWPNSRLVSTDPIEAVREMKEKGSESLRTIGSLTLCRALLNAGLVDRFRVVVFPVITGATGRERIYDGYPDVALEMIDSRTFDGRIQLLEYAPKVLSGPPGT
- a CDS encoding GNAT family N-acetyltransferase, producing MPSPATRLSSYPPLNVQVHTPRLSLLGATDELLERLVPTVRRGVATAPPWPFDDPMSLYKDSPEREWSWLRAVWAGRGRVTDSFWRLYFVVVVDGEPVGMQDLVGTDFASFGTVHTFSWLDPDLRGRGLGKEMRQAVLQLAFDGIGARYAGSDAFFDNHASNRVSQALGYERNGNDWDTRRGEPAEIHRWRLTREQWSKNRRDDIELVGVAECLPVLGIHPSA